The Clavelina lepadiformis chromosome 1, kaClaLepa1.1, whole genome shotgun sequence genome segment TTATACTTTATCATTCACATTACTGTGATGCAATAAAGACTACTTTGTCATAACATTCTCCTttcaatatttgaaattttatttctttaatttgaCTCAAATCGATTTGTTGGAATTTCGTCGAAGCGGTGTATAGCGCAGCTTCACAAGTGTAATTAGACTGGTTGATCGGGTTTTAATTGCGATTTTTATATTAATGGATTATGGTTATAGATTCCTTTTTTCTAATCATTTTATTTAGTagattgttttttattgtgattTCTCAGACGCCAGCAAGACGCGagtattattgttttaatcgAACACTATTTTCCTGTTCGATTGTTTGTTCCGCTATCTGCTGCATACGTCAAAATTTCTTTAGGTCTTTAAGTCATAATTTTAATAGGAAATgaaacgaaataaaaattgtacCGCGGATTCGCAGTCAATATTTGTAGACGTTACTGAAATGATCATGGATTTTTGTGGGCTGGGTTTGCCCATCTCAAGATCACAAACGCTGTTGTATTTTACCGCAAGGGTCACGCAGCCAGTTATTAAAGGTAGGCGGTTAGTTTAAGaaaatgggtatgcaaaaagctAGCTATAactatttagggtttaactgaagttagatttaaattacCATGTAAATTTGGGTTAAGTTTGGATTATAATactatattttatttacattattgTTACTGTATGTTACATTGCATTATTTACAACAGTTAAGTTATGTTGAGAAGAAACTGcgaaaaataactttaaacgTTCGACTTTTCCGGTAAAATGGTGACAGCATTAATAGAAGGTGAATGTAAACAGCAGAATTTCGTGTAACGATGTCAAGTCAACACACTGGTATTAAGACACAAACAATCAGGTTAGGGATGAAGATTTTAATATCGCCGTTTAAAAGTGACTCTATCACCTTTCGCGTGATCGGTCAATTTAACCCATTGAAGGAAAATGCCAGGAAAATGCAGCTGAGGGATTGTTGAACCAACAAATACACGATGGGTCCACCCGGGTTTAATTATTCTGGATTTATTCGTCCTGAGTTGAATAGTCTGTAGGTTGAATCGAGCTGTGTGACAATGTATATGTACTGTATGTCTATTTTCGTGGAattattgtaacaaaaattggCAAGAAAGTTTAACCTAATTAGTAAATCACTACTTGTATCATTTTCATGAGTCTGACTATATAgcttattaattttttttgcgtttGGTTTCCGAGTCCCAACCTTTAGCCCAACGCCAGAAAATTCTaagctttgtaaaaaaaatcaaactaaaaACTTACGTTTGGAACTATGCATGTTGTTTGTATGtgattttttggttttgtctttgtacatttacattttccatttttattgtgttttatcTACGTTTTTTTGTGTGaatgataaaaaaacaaaagtagcATTGTTAGTTTattgaataaaatatttatacatcaacatcttaaaaaaagaaaacatttcctTTTAAGCATATCAAATTGTAACTGTTTCATAGTGCAACAGTTGCACAACATCTTAAGTACTGAACTgagcaaataaacaaagcagtaggcctataaaaCAAACCTTACCAGCAATAATGATTTTCCGGTGAATTTCTTCCAAACAGTAATTAAGACATAATTTGAATATTCAATCCTTGTTTCAACTTTATTGTGATCAATAAAAACTGTTGGAATTTACTCAAAACACGGTCTTTCATGAATGCATCACATTATCAGAACAAATGCATAAATAAGTGAAACATGGGCAtgtcagaaaaagtttttcattatCGTTGGCAAAAAACGTTTCGTTTGTTTTGGTATTTTCCGGTTTGATAATATCAGCACCCCCCtctatatacagtacaaaGCAAGTCCGTGAAATTAAGAAAACAACTCTATGCTGCTTCTTATGCTTCCATGCATCTTATCATATCCTTCTTAAAATAATTGAACTATAATGCGGATAAGGATCTATAAAAACACGAAAAACTATTTTCCTAAGTTCCTTTTTTCATTTCCAAATcagataaacaaataaaatcaatgaaTAATTTAACTTTATACCTTTGAGACATGTAGGAGGCTTCTGTTCAGTGATCCTAATAAACACTTTCCAATTCTGGAAAACGTTTGGAGGAGATAGTAAGATGTACATAAACGATAAAATAGCTCAGAGGTTTCCATAAAGCAGAGCAGCACGTTTAATACATTGGTTGCTTTACTTccaatcataaaataaaaattataccACCATACGCTATAATTACAATCGTTGAAATTGAATCCATCGATATTTATTTCGTGAAACATGTTATGaattacaaaagtaaaatcaCGGCATCTTTCACGCAACTTACAAATACATGAAAAGTTGATATCATTTGAAATACTGCAACCAAACAATTTCttgaatatatttattttcaaaaacaaaatttaaagcgCCTATGAGTTTGGGTTATGGGAGGCAGAAGCTcaatacaaaatataaacgCTCGAAATATAGATCTGAACTTAAACATCGCAAAGTACTAAAAGTTCTGGGAAACGGCTTGCTACACTTAAAGAAAGCAACACTGATAAGAACGCTTTTGGAGTCTGTATGTAATGCGTTGTTATAaaccagcggttcccaaacttttttgagcgcgacccaaatctgagtttGGTGAACATCTCGCGACCCAAGCTTCAAACGAATAACGTATGGGTGATTGTTTGCAGTAGCTAAATTAGTTTGCAAAGTCAGCAATCTACTCTTTCCTCAAGTACCTATGGGCCTACGCTACAGACACACATGGCAGACAAGCAGTGCATGGTAATCTGATCCACTCAATGGggaaaaatgtgttttattacaaacatAGGTTTGCATCGCCTGGTGCGACCCATTTTTTGATTCTTCTTGGTGCGACACTtgtttgggtcgcgacccatacttTGGGAGCCACTGAATATAAACGATGCCACATCTAGCCCAATAAGGAAATTATAAACGCTATTGTAGTTGGTAAAACCAAAAAGCATAGAATATATCAATCATCTGGTTTTTATCGTCCTGGTATATAAAATGAAAGTGGTTTGACTGGGTGATGATATCACCTGATGTTGTTAAACCGTTTTCAAGATCACGCAATACCGCAATCTTTTCCTGACAGTATAGAACAAATTTCCATCACTTATAACTTCAACAAATACAATGAAATGAAAGCATGTAATAGCTGAGTGCAAAAGCTTTTATTCCAGCAGCTGTCTTTGAAGTTGCTAAGACAATTAGCAGGGGCTGATTAAAAGCTACTTCTTTGCGTGTATATACTTTTAGCATCCAACACTTGACTTGAAACTCATTCCgttaacatttttgttgaGATTTGCACTTGCTAGTTGCCAAGTACACCATCAAACATTCGTGGCTCGTTCTCGTTGCTCTCCATCTGTGTTGACATCCCGTGATGTTTTTATGTAACGTCTCAGACACAGAGTAACTGCCTTGGTTACAGGGTCGGGATTCGCATGTTTCTCCTTTCGGCGGACGAGCAAATACGAGAGGCACGTGAAAAATAAGCAAGCTATGATTCCCAGGACGATTAGCGTTAAGTAGTTGAACCTGCGTTGCAAAttagatttaaaaacaattttcgaATTCGACACTCATCtatatgaaaaatgttttatcatcGTTACAAGATGACGCATCTTAACAAATCTATGCAATAAACcgaattaaaactttttctaacTCTTACGGTCAATAACTTGATATATGATTTTTGATACTTGATATGTATTGGATAGCTACTTCAATTCATATTATTTATCGAccaaatattgtttattttatataaaaatgtcaaaaaggCATTACAAAACGTGGACAAGCAAACTTCCAAAGCATGGAAAGCGCATGCTAGCCCTAATGTTTGTACGTATGTGCTTCAGCAAAAAGACTGGCAAGAGGAAACACAGTCAATAATATTGTTCGGAAAATCGCACCTGAATTGATCTATATCGTATTTGATACAGTTCTTGCTTTGTCCGCAGTCTTTATTCCACATCACACATGTATCATCGATAATTGCTCCCGAGATTATCGGCGCAGGAACAAGACCTGTTAAAACATTGACAAAACATTGACctgttaaaacaattttcgaGGACAGGATGACTTATCTGCCATTGCTAACAGACAGTAGTCATCGTAAATCATCTTgataaacaaaactaaatttgAACACAAGTTATACTTCATAAATTCATTGTTCTTTCAACAGAGATCATGGgtgacaaaatttatttctaggttaataaaatgttaaccaataattTGGATGGTTTTCTCTTTGTAACAAAATCAGCAATTTCCGTCATAAATCATTTAAATAAGACATATAAATAGCCTTATAGTGTTAAGTTGCAGTGTTTTCTTACGGAAAAAGCTTAAGATTAATTCATTGATTCACATCAATGCTTTCGTTTTTCCTTTATATTTCAAagcaagtttaattttttattaacatgTAGGAAATTCGAATGAACTTTCTTGAAGAAGAAACAAGCAAAGTTTCAGAAATGTTTAAGCTAATCTATAACCAACCATTCAGGCAACTCCTTAATGGTTAGTATACTTATGACTCTCATAAAGCTACCGTCCCAAACAACATGCTAAAATTGATGAGAGAAGATATATACTTATACGATGCATGGTGAAGATACCGATCACTTCGCCGGCGTACCATTTAACAACAAGTTTATAATATCTACACAGTTTAACTTGATATGGTTGATGTGAAAAACTGTCGGACTTTACAAGTCTAAAAAGATAATCCAATTCAATCGTAAGTCAAGGGGAACGATCTTTCGTTCTCCGAGCCCGAGCAAATTCATAAAAGCATTAGGGTTTAAAAGCTTACAATTACTAAGAGTAGGTACTATAGGTAAGAAATCCTCATACAAAATCACCTAAAACGCGAATGATGAGAAACATGACGCCTATGGCGGTACATTTGTCTTGTGGATTCACTGATctaaaataaagcaaaaatggTTTAATACATTAGTAAATATTGGCAAACCAAAACATAATAACCTGAAAATCCCACTAACCAAAACTGTGATTACTGTGAATCATTTTACTATATACACCAATAAATCAAACACGACAAAAAGACATAGGCTGACCTTAAAACGACCGTGTAAATCGGAGTGACCATTTTAGCCGCAATCAGACCACCCAACGacatcaacaaaacaaacaagatgGCAGAGACGTCGCAATCTTCAGTTTCACATGGACGACTAGTCACCGAGTCCGTCGCATTTAAACAATCCTTCACAGATGATGATCACATTACCAAGAAAtacagaagtaaaacaaaatgcatgCGTTGGTATTTCTTATTTAATCTCcataactttatttaaaacttaccTGGTTGTTACCGGTGCAAGTTATGAAATAGGCACAAAATATTGGAATAAGAGAGGTTGCTCCagaaactaaaacaaatttaataataCCAGGTCTTGCCCACATAAATCTTTTCACGATTATTCCTCCACTTAATAATCCAAGACACATGGTTGGGGGTACAGCTAGTcctaagaaataaaaaagaataccataatgtaaattattttgGATCGCATACATACCTACTATATATACTAGAATACTGTAAGCTTATTACACGCAAAAGATCGATAGCATCAAATACGAATTGTCGATAATTCGGATGTTTTacaagatgactttaaaattGTGGCATGAGAATAGTATTAcatataattgaaaaatagcTATAGTTATGTAGTTAGCATGCCATGGCATTATACAGATAAACATAATTCGGATACAAAAAGTTTTCACAGACAACAACCGTTCCTATATTTAAGCATAGGCTAAATgaactgttttcaaaattggATTTCTCATTTCTTTGCAACTAAcatgaaaatttggaaataaCACCCTACTTAATCTGTCTTTCAATCTATAATTAGCCACAATTTAATcgttaataaaacaaatcaacaaagtgactatttctcCATAAGTTGATCACGCAGCCCATtttaggcggttaggttagaagAATGGGTatacaaaaagttgatttcagCTATTTAAGATATTATTGgatttagatttagattagaatgTAGGTGTAGGTTAGgcttaggttactatgttataacatttaacttaggttaacaagaaactgtgaacattagctttgaacgcacgatttttccTGTGAAATATCTGCAGCCAAAAATCAATAAGGGTTAGTTTTTCACCTAATGACCCAACGgcctatttttaacaatggTTCGTGTAGTTTACTTTAGGTGACATTTCCAAAATAGAAAACTGCTAAATTTAATTAAGTTTGGTACGTGGGGATAAGAGTTTGTCTATTTTATTCCAAGAACGCTAGTCTCTCTACGGCAGTGAAGACTTGAATGAGTTTAATGGGCTCACATTTTATCTTATGAGTTATCATAACTGTTAAACCCTTcaaaacattatactgtacaaaaAACCGACGGTATTCGGTAACGGAATATAAGTATACATGCAACTCCACATATGTCATGTTAGGACAAATGAAATGAACTTGAGTTCAACTCACATGCTCACATCATCATAATACCGGAAGTTATTTTTGACATCATTCGTGTCAGGATAACGCATAGGCAGTAAAAATGAGACGCCAAGGAGCCGGGTCGTATTTTAAGATACAAAGCTTACTCCTGGCACTTTTGGAGAATGTTTGTGCCACTTGTGACCGGTCCAATGCTTTCACCGGCTCATGAACAAAACCCACATATATCCAAAGCTTTTCTTTTCTGTATTGTGCATCGAACCAATTCAGACAGTGTTCTAGCCAGACAACTTCCCCTTGCGGCACAAAGTGCTTTGAGAATTAACATTAATCCCCACATACTTCGACCCCTAAGTTGgtctaaaataaataagaaaacaCTCGAGAAGACACTCGTCTGAAAGCGCACAAGAAATTCACTTTTCCCTTTTGACACCAATTTTACCATGCTGAGATTATGATGAACCAAATAAATATATCCCAAATTACCTTTTCTTTTCTAGGAACCAAGTAATGTCGTTACGCAAACATTACCGCAAACAAAAACGTGCGTTAGCGTTTGCGGGTATTAACTTCAAATACAGTTTTTTCCCGACATGGTTTCTTTTCTATATATTATGTTGCGAATGGAATTGCAGTGATCCTATACTAAACTCGGCTGTGATATGAACGACCAATACTTTAATAGTTGGCATTGCACATAACAAGTGTCTTACCAAAAGTTAGATTTGCTGAGCCAGACGACTTTCGATAAACCACTTCGATAAATTTTGGCATAAAGGCGGTCAACGCTCCAACGACAAACATTAGGCCGGAGTAGGCAAAGACAATCGTCATATAAATTGGGTTGGTTAGTAATCGCTTTACGGTTAACCAAAAATCTGCAAAacgaaaaataatatttctcCTCTTGGTTAAAATACACAAAATCGTCAGACACACAAAACCGCAAAAATGATATTCAATGTGATATATTATTCAGTTCAAGCCTATAGGACTTAGTATGTACTTAGTTCCAACTTACCCGCGCAAAATCCAATATCGTTGTTTGAATCTACATCGGCAAATTCCGTTCCTTCGTCCGATGTATTCCTTACGGTAGATGAGTTAATTCCTCGattaataatttcattgtcATGACTGTTTGCACATTCATGAGCATTTGAGTCAATGTTGATCAATGCATTACCTTCCGCTTCTGGTTCAATATTTGTGTCAACGGCAGAATTCCGTTTTGTAGTCATTGCTTTTGGAAAAAAGAATAATGGTAGAGCTGCTACCACTACCCAAGCTGAAATGATGATATATCCCAACCACCAAGCTCCAATCCACGTGTCTTTATCGTCGCTTGTGATTGGAATCTTCTCTGTGCAAGTGAGTATGATTATAATTTTTCAACGTAAGGTCACAAACCAACAAACCTGATTCAAATCACAAACCTTTCGGCACACGATCAAAATCGACATAGAAGGACGATGTCCACGATCCAATAAGATAACCAAATCCTGGTCCAATGTTTTGCAGCACAAAAGATATTCCTGTGTGAGTAAGATATTTTTCTTAACCatggtttcttttttaagcTTACAGTTTTCAGTGTTGAGAAATGGGATCCACTGTACAATTATACAACAATGAATATAGGTGTTGATTTACTAGTCACAATTGCAAAAGTATTCGAacagttgattttagctaatAGCGCTGGATTTGGTTAGGTGAATATTTCACCTAATAATATTCAAACATCTAACTCAGTTGTTCATTGGCGTGTACGCTTTACActatacataaaaaaaacaactcgTCGCTTGCAAATACATGAAAACCAAGATATTATTTCTATGTAAGCTATAGCATTACACCTGCAGCATACCAGCATGGAACGTTGCAAACCGATTAAATCAAGTTAAcatgaaattgttttcaatCAAAGAACATGTGCAAAGCAAAGTCATGACcataacacaaaaataaataccTTAAATGAACACAACTAAACTGACACAATACCGTAAGTACCGGTAACAATTTCACAGCGATCTTTCTTTTAAAGTcgctttttaatattttctaacTTCCAAGGCGCGACAAGTGCATGAttacacaaaaacatttcaacgACTTTTCAGAAGCGTCTAACATTAGTAGGCCATTATTATCGCCTACTCATTAATTTATCGTTCATTTTGACCTTCAGAAATCTTGTGATATTTTATTTCGAAACAAGATCAAGTTGCTGAGTATAAGAATGTTGAATGAAAATGGATTAGATTTAGAATGAAAACAGGAAGGAAAATGTTACctgaaaatcaaaaagcaGTCAGACATGTGTGTTTGGATTTTGATATAGGTGGTTTTAATACAATGATTAAACCTTTATCATTTAAGCATTTACAATATCGTGAACACTGCTATGACAAAGCCACATCGTTCCTAAGCGAAGTTTAAACTGGTCACAAGCTAGAAAAGTGTTTATAATAATAGTTACATTTTTCTCCATAACGTACTTGCTCACTTTAAGCCAGCCAGTGGCAAGAATGCAAGTTATTTCCATTTGTTTGGTTCATGCCATTATTGTAAAACATACCTCATTGCTTAATTGGTGTAATTACTGATCGGTGATTATGACAGGAAGACACTTAACGTAACGTCAATACTTTCGAAACACTATAACGTACATTAAAATTATATGCATATGCTTcgttttgaacaaaattataCAGAATCGAAAAATCCAAAGTTTTCAAGAACTAATCAGGAAATAGTCTGCTTAATTCGGGCTAACTGCTTATACACTTATTGTACCAGTGGTGGGAAAACATGTTTTAGTCCAAGGCCGCATTTCTATTACCTGGGAGTTAGCTAGGTCACAACtcttaaacaaaacatcataaagttttttctttgaaagcaGGCAAATGGTTAAAAGGCTGCACAAATTTCTCGAAAAGGCCCCTCTTTCCCACTCAGTACTATGCCTATATTAAAGCTCCGGTTTTCTCAGGAATGCTAAAAGCAAACAGACAACTTACTTAGTTACCGGTAGCTACAAATTAGTGTACAATTAAGAGTAAGTTAAGAGTGGTACCCAGATAAAGTGGTGAATTTTCTTTTGATGCATAATCGTCAATGTATGATGAGCTGAGAGGAATGTGTACAGTTGCTCCAATGCCctgaaaagaaataattttttcagcTTAAACAGATGACATAATCAGCGGCCggtgttttaaaagtttgaccCATAGTTTCTAACGATTAGCCACGCATCGATGGTCGCTGCTAAGTCATCCCATTAAAATTTTGGCAAACTTTTAAAGCAATTGCGTAAAAAGAGCAGATACAATTTCAGCCCAGCATGATACCTAAATTAACCAGATGCCAAATAAAGAGGGTTCGGTCGTTATATTCTGTCTTAACATTAGATTCACAAAGTAACAAGACCTTTAACGTGGATCCAAGCAATACACTTTCGCTATTTACGCAAAATTGTTATCGTAAACTAATCTAATATTCTAATAAAAAATGAACCAACCAATCCGATGTTAAAAGTTTGAACTTAAAAAGAACTATAGTACAAAAAGATTAATTCAAAGCCATTACTTTGCTCAatgtcaatattttttattaaaagtatttgGCAACCTTTAAGGCAAACATGGTATAAGTTATCAtcaaatatatacaaataaataaataataataataaatatacacAGCCGGTAAATACAGAACTTTATTGTCTGCCCAACGCTTCACTAACCCATTCTGGTTAACTTCATCAGAGCAAAGGGATTGCCCTGTTAAGCTAAGTTAACGGCCTACTGCAACAGTGCAGCCGGATACACATTACAGCCTGCAAATTACGCAGATTGTCATCAATGTGATGTTGTTCGCATGATAAAGATGTGAAGATAATGATACGTTTGGCCATGATGTAATAATCCATGTTACTAGAAGCAAGTAATCGTCACCTTGTTCGATTTAacgttttattattttttaagttgGTGCATACTACTCATTCTGGGAAAATACGTCATCATATCCGACaatttattacatcataataaaGTGTTTCggaattttcaaaacatttcaaaagatGCGCTTCACCAAAATATACGCAAAATTGCAGACAACAGACAGACAACAATGCATAGCATTATTTGTAGCTTATAGATGAGGCCCGCCTAATTTTTCTAAAGGCAGTTTTCGCGATGATGAAATTTCGAATGACAAATTTCTGACTGCTTCAGTACTTCCATTTAACAACATTGTATGAATTCGGGATTGTTGATGACATCTGTTGCGTTGTATACCGATACTGTACAGGTACTCACCGGTTTACAGAACTATAAACAGTAGGATTTGACACTCCATTGAGCACAgtattcaaatttatttggGAATATTGTGCCTGGGATCAGCATAATCAGGCTCTAGTCAAACGAtagcaatttcaatttttactcAGCTTGATGCATGATTAATGAAATAACGCAAACCGGCGTGAAAGCAGTTTCCGGTTCACTGGTTATTTATTGAGTTAATCACTCATAACGGATGCGTAATGCCATAAATTAATCATCCGTGTGTAATGTCATTGACCGAGGCAACAACGTTGACTGAAAAAGGTTGCTGTACTGTGTATACAAGACCATAGTACCGCGAACAAACTTGCCTTTATTGCAGTGGCACGTGCGGTATATGTGAGTATGAAAGCTGATGGGAAGCATGTGTTGAAAGCGCACTAACCACGAATCGGAATTACGCTGGCAATATAAATAAACACGAGATAAATCTGCGCAACTGATAACTTTGATAAGGCACCAGCTGGTGATACTTAAATAAGATTTATTTCTAATAGGTCGTAATAATGCATTTCATCGAGTTTTAACAAACATGTAATGCAGCGCTTATTTCAccagcaaaaaatgtacagtCGAAACTTTTTCTTGCTTAATATTAAACAAACCTGGAAGATATTATATTACATACTAACTTTAACTTAACTCTAATATATCATCTTGGCTAACTGAAACTTAAATCTAACTGCTATTTAAGgaatttaaatgtttattttgttgtttcccCTTACCCAGCTGGCTATGTCAAACAACGGaatctttaaatcaaagtCATTTTGGTTCAGAATAGAGCTTAAACGCATCAAGTACGCATTTGCATACGTCATGCGCTCGATTTGGGATGTTATGTGATTTACCGAAACATAATAACAGCATATGGGATATGCCCAATCTGTCTGTATAAAGTGCGATTGCTGTATATAAACGTAATAAGAATAAGTTGtctaacaaaaccaaaaatggTGCCCTTGCCATGTAtgctaaaatataaattagagAAAACAGTGTGAATTGCCCCTGGGTGCGAATTGTAGCTATAGATTAAGGATAAGATCTAAAACCTACCTGAAGTATTTCTCCAAGTATAAGCACAATATAGAGGTTAGAGTTACCACTAGACACGTTATGGCTGTTACTAATTACAT includes the following:
- the LOC143444275 gene encoding solute carrier organic anion transporter family member 2A1-like, encoding MMSTIRNVCERNGSVASAQFCGETSHTSKDSICKRNLPKSTSNVIKLEKGKLKIFSIRAFVGLAGLVMCAQSALAIYSKSVLTSIEKRFEISSSLAGFIVGSFNIGNLLFVVLVSKFSSRGDRPRIMAIGSLLIALGGFVNFTPHLVNQPYQPLSKNESQIANCEENVISNSHNVSSGNSNLYIVLILGEILQGIGATVHIPLSSSYIDDYASKENSPLYLGISFVLQNIGPGFGYLIGSWTSSFYVDFDRVPKEKIPITSDDKDTWIGAWWLGYIIISAWVVVAALPLFFFPKAMTTKRNSAVDTNIEPEAEGNALINIDSNAHECANSHDNEIINRGINSSTVRNTSDEGTEFADVDSNNDIGFCADFWLTVKRLLTNPIYMTIVFAYSGLMFVVGALTAFMPKFIEVVYRKSSGSANLTFGLAVPPTMCLGLLSGGIIVKRFMWARPGIIKFVLVSGATSLIPIFCAYFITCTGNNQDCLNATDSVTSRPCETEDCDVSAILFVLLMSLGGLIAAKMVTPIYTVVLRSVNPQDKCTAIGVMFLIIRVLGLVPAPIISGAIIDDTCVMWNKDCGQSKNCIKYDIDQFRFNYLTLIVLGIIACLFFTCLSYLLVRRKEKHANPDPVTKAVTLCLRRYIKTSRDVNTDGEQRERATNV